The following are from one region of the Haloactinomyces albus genome:
- a CDS encoding GNAT family N-acetyltransferase, with amino-acid sequence MADEDAETGPAGTAHRRCSALLRRWLRETHTPTPLGPLRVHVGSLEVRTEIRSNSPTGAHRFGPLHAVGGEEGTTDEALDPSVLAAAISADARSRMPDGGAADSVRPVRTASPAEWMRRALIEPEWDLDPVGSLSGSAAFHELVKESANRLPRLLDTVTDLAEYENWLDKHVATELHPALEAPYASAEAATATLLTRGPLTVIGLLGRYGVADEADMLELLSRRLQPLTHSKAGGLVRRWLNDPTVTDLGGLNGAGLRCPAHPGVPGVEPTYYEIANPLYERTAVEARVPGVPIPEPGEDWSLRAIEVTGDDGGPDVALVHTWMNAEHVAPHWEQAWSLAQWHRELATQLSGDHSLPCLVSSGGRPMAYVELYRVMRDTLSGCYPFHPHDLGVHIAVGEPGEIGRGLGSTLLRALARGLLTADPDCRRVVAEPNVHNRASVGAFTKAGYGRGRDVGLPSKNSALMVYAR; translated from the coding sequence GTGGCGGACGAGGACGCGGAAACGGGCCCTGCCGGGACAGCGCACCGGCGTTGTTCGGCACTGTTGCGGCGATGGCTGCGTGAGACACACACCCCGACGCCGCTCGGGCCGCTGCGGGTGCATGTCGGTTCGCTGGAAGTGCGGACCGAGATTCGCTCGAACTCGCCGACCGGCGCGCATCGATTCGGGCCGCTCCACGCGGTGGGTGGCGAAGAAGGCACAACGGACGAGGCGCTCGACCCGAGCGTGCTGGCGGCGGCGATCTCGGCCGATGCCCGATCGCGCATGCCCGACGGTGGTGCCGCCGACTCCGTGCGGCCCGTGCGGACTGCTTCGCCGGCCGAGTGGATGCGGCGGGCGCTGATCGAGCCCGAGTGGGACCTCGATCCGGTCGGTTCGTTGTCCGGAAGTGCCGCTTTCCACGAGCTCGTCAAAGAGAGCGCGAACCGCTTGCCGCGACTCCTCGACACGGTCACGGATCTCGCCGAATACGAGAACTGGTTGGACAAGCATGTGGCCACTGAGCTGCACCCGGCGCTGGAAGCGCCGTACGCATCGGCCGAGGCCGCGACGGCCACACTCTTGACGAGAGGTCCCTTGACGGTGATCGGGCTGCTCGGCCGATACGGCGTCGCCGACGAGGCCGACATGCTGGAGCTGCTGTCGCGCAGGCTGCAGCCGCTGACGCACTCGAAAGCGGGCGGGCTGGTGCGGCGTTGGCTGAACGATCCCACGGTGACGGATCTCGGTGGCCTGAACGGAGCCGGACTGCGCTGCCCTGCCCATCCGGGCGTGCCGGGAGTCGAACCCACCTACTACGAAATCGCGAACCCGCTGTACGAGCGAACCGCCGTCGAGGCCCGGGTGCCGGGCGTGCCGATACCGGAACCGGGGGAGGACTGGTCTCTGCGGGCGATCGAGGTCACCGGGGACGACGGGGGCCCGGATGTGGCTCTGGTCCATACGTGGATGAACGCCGAGCACGTCGCACCCCACTGGGAGCAGGCCTGGTCGCTTGCGCAATGGCATCGGGAATTGGCCACCCAGCTCAGCGGTGACCATTCACTGCCCTGCCTGGTCAGCAGCGGGGGACGTCCGATGGCCTATGTCGAGCTCTATCGGGTGATGCGGGACACCTTGTCCGGCTGTTACCCGTTCCACCCCCACGATCTCGGTGTGCACATCGCCGTGGGCGAGCCCGGGGAGATCGGTCGGGGCCTCGGTTCCACACTGCTGCGTGCCCTCGCACGGGGTTTGCTGACCGCCGATCCCGATTGCCGCCGAGTGGTCGCCGAGCCGAACGTCCACAATCGTGCCTCGGTCGGCGCGTTCACCAAGGCCGGTTATGGACGCGGGCGCGACGTCGGCCTGCCGTCGAAGAACTCCGCACTGATGGTGTACGCGCGCTGA
- a CDS encoding DivIVA domain-containing protein produces MNDETVVPLRPGFDNEFRGFNRKQVLEHIELLEDQVKMLTTDRDEAMRLNEDQRRITDETRHQLEATTTELRRIETSETGLPHATRRMQNMLIMADEEANAIRENARRDAETIRGTASTEAEQTRSEAESKAGALRRECAELVNDLEQKRNQLEEQHTAQMAEIESQREEMRRSAHEKYEEAMSAAHRDSTELLRQTQQRCQEMEAASQAYHASAMEDIETRAAKLEDFRQRILEILRSMYEFSGTNHATIAQQVTTDRSAASDMDPARDQSRGNVAESTDESGKRLHIPIQAGHDGAQGGQGQLPVSAVTDDDVVHEELPLGTRPRTHAGFGHPVRPVEQRS; encoded by the coding sequence ATGAACGACGAAACCGTCGTCCCCCTGCGCCCGGGGTTCGACAACGAGTTCCGGGGATTCAACCGCAAGCAGGTCCTCGAGCACATCGAATTGCTCGAAGATCAAGTCAAGATGTTGACCACGGACCGCGACGAGGCGATGCGGCTCAATGAAGATCAACGCCGCATCACCGACGAAACGCGACATCAACTCGAAGCGACCACGACCGAGCTGAGACGGATCGAGACCTCCGAGACCGGCCTTCCGCACGCCACCCGGCGTATGCAGAACATGCTCATCATGGCCGACGAGGAAGCCAACGCGATCCGCGAAAATGCCCGGCGGGATGCGGAAACGATTCGCGGAACGGCCAGCACCGAAGCCGAACAGACCCGCAGCGAAGCCGAATCCAAGGCCGGCGCGCTCCGCCGGGAGTGCGCCGAACTGGTCAATGATCTGGAGCAGAAGCGTAATCAACTGGAGGAGCAGCACACCGCACAGATGGCCGAGATCGAATCGCAGCGAGAGGAAATGCGGCGCTCGGCTCATGAAAAGTACGAGGAAGCCATGTCGGCGGCGCACCGGGATTCCACCGAACTCCTGCGCCAGACTCAACAGCGATGCCAGGAAATGGAAGCGGCCTCCCAGGCTTACCACGCGAGCGCGATGGAGGACATCGAGACGCGAGCGGCCAAGCTGGAGGATTTCCGGCAGCGCATCCTCGAAATACTGAGGTCGATGTACGAGTTTTCCGGGACCAATCACGCGACGATCGCGCAGCAGGTCACGACCGACAGGTCGGCGGCCTCCGATATGGACCCGGCCCGGGACCAGTCCCGTGGCAACGTTGCCGAATCCACGGACGAGTCCGGGAAACGGCTGCACATCCCGATCCAGGCGGGTCATGACGGTGCCCAGGGTGGTCAGGGACAACTTCCGGTCAGCGCGGTGACCGACGACGACGTCGTCCACGAAGAACTTCCCCTGGGCACCAGGCCCCGGACACACGCAGGATTCGGACACCCCGTGCGTCCCGTCGAGCAGAGAAGTTGA
- a CDS encoding polysaccharide pyruvyl transferase family protein, which yields MTSRESRAPATIYLVATTGHPNYGDELIAATWLKYLARTAPDSEIWLDCPNPGPSEVLLGHLHPNLRITDTFWRLCWEAPSGEPWEVASFVQHAINDPGMAPRWTAGIELAARVDLVHLIGGGFVNGIWPRHIGLPAAAVAAVRRSGGRAVMTGQGLWPVIDEAQALLRSLVAQFEIVDVRDEPSGGLLHSSEKVECTGDDLFFGIEPGLFRGDDLREVMICVQSDLLDVTVPALAGFLLDTLREWGVSPEQVGFVEGIPRVDREVFMLVEHALPGARFYPFSEIMDNGLPAAAGQRWLSTRFHMHLMAAAAGARGVAVSINSGYYTNKHRSLIDRGSGWGLSEGLQVPAMPSEGGFIPSILQDLQEGKAALARRIYGN from the coding sequence GTGACCAGCCGCGAGTCCCGTGCGCCCGCGACGATCTACCTGGTCGCCACGACCGGTCATCCGAACTACGGGGACGAACTCATCGCCGCCACGTGGCTGAAGTACCTGGCTCGAACCGCCCCGGACAGCGAGATATGGCTGGACTGTCCGAATCCCGGCCCCAGCGAGGTCCTGCTGGGGCACCTGCATCCGAACCTGCGCATCACCGACACCTTCTGGCGACTGTGCTGGGAAGCACCCTCCGGAGAACCCTGGGAGGTCGCCTCGTTCGTCCAGCACGCGATCAACGATCCCGGTATGGCCCCGCGCTGGACCGCAGGTATCGAGCTGGCTGCCCGGGTGGACCTCGTGCATCTCATCGGTGGTGGCTTCGTCAACGGCATCTGGCCACGCCACATCGGGTTGCCTGCCGCCGCCGTCGCGGCGGTGCGCCGTTCCGGCGGACGCGCCGTCATGACCGGCCAGGGTCTGTGGCCGGTCATCGACGAGGCGCAGGCCCTGCTCCGGAGCCTCGTGGCACAGTTCGAGATCGTCGACGTCCGCGACGAGCCGTCCGGTGGTCTGCTGCATTCCTCGGAAAAGGTCGAGTGCACCGGTGATGACCTGTTCTTCGGGATCGAGCCGGGCCTGTTCCGCGGTGACGACCTGCGTGAGGTCATGATCTGCGTCCAGTCCGACCTGCTCGACGTGACCGTGCCCGCGCTGGCCGGTTTCCTGCTCGACACCCTGCGGGAGTGGGGCGTCTCCCCCGAACAAGTGGGCTTCGTCGAGGGAATCCCGCGAGTCGACCGCGAGGTGTTCATGCTGGTCGAGCACGCCCTTCCCGGTGCGCGCTTCTACCCCTTCTCCGAGATCATGGACAACGGCTTGCCCGCCGCCGCAGGCCAGCGGTGGTTGTCCACTCGGTTCCACATGCATCTGATGGCCGCCGCCGCGGGTGCCCGGGGTGTCGCGGTGTCGATCAATTCCGGGTACTACACCAACAAGCACCGATCGTTGATCGATCGGGGCTCGGGCTGGGGACTCAGCGAAGGATTACAGGTTCCGGCGATGCCGAGCGAGGGTGGTTTCATCCCGAGCATCCTGCAGGACCTGCAGGAAGGCAAGGCCGCACTCGCGCGAAGGATCTACGGGAACTGA
- the thiD gene encoding bifunctional hydroxymethylpyrimidine kinase/phosphomethylpyrimidine kinase has product MNETQTRSGTRTIPNVLTIAGTDPSGGAGVQADLKSFSAHGAYGMSVATALVAQTTTGVAQVHEIPAEFVTAQLVTLLDDVRVDAVKIGMLANAEVIRAVVRFLDDYAPPHVVLDPVMVAKSGDRLLATEAVRVLREQLLPRVDLITPNLPEAADLLGTAEVTEIDGMRAQAERLAGLGAKRILLKGGHLAGESSVDALYGDGSTELLSEERVVTTNNHGTGCTLAASIAALRPQRQEWASAVREAKAYLGDALRAADRLDVGHGHGPVHHFHRWWK; this is encoded by the coding sequence CCGACCCCAGCGGCGGCGCCGGTGTGCAGGCCGACCTCAAGTCGTTTTCCGCGCACGGTGCTTATGGGATGTCGGTGGCCACGGCACTGGTCGCGCAGACCACCACCGGTGTGGCGCAGGTGCACGAGATCCCCGCGGAATTCGTCACAGCGCAGCTGGTGACCTTGCTCGACGATGTTCGCGTGGACGCCGTCAAGATCGGCATGCTGGCCAATGCCGAGGTGATCCGGGCGGTGGTGAGGTTTCTGGACGACTACGCCCCGCCGCATGTCGTTCTGGACCCCGTCATGGTCGCCAAGAGCGGTGATCGTCTGCTGGCCACCGAGGCCGTGCGTGTGCTCCGCGAACAACTGCTGCCTCGGGTGGATCTGATCACTCCCAACCTGCCGGAGGCCGCCGACCTGCTGGGAACGGCCGAGGTCACCGAGATCGACGGAATGCGGGCGCAGGCCGAGCGTCTGGCCGGGCTGGGAGCCAAGCGGATTCTGCTCAAGGGCGGCCATCTGGCAGGCGAGTCGAGTGTGGATGCGCTGTATGGCGACGGCTCGACCGAACTGCTGAGCGAGGAGCGTGTCGTGACCACCAACAACCACGGCACTGGCTGCACGCTCGCCGCCTCGATTGCTGCTCTGCGCCCGCAGCGCCAGGAATGGGCGAGTGCCGTCCGGGAGGCCAAGGCATACCTCGGCGACGCATTACGGGCAGCCGACCGGCTCGACGTCGGCCACGGGCACGGACCCGTGCATCATTTTCACCGCTGGTGGAAATGA